A genomic stretch from Falco naumanni isolate bFalNau1 chromosome 8, bFalNau1.pat, whole genome shotgun sequence includes:
- the EN1 gene encoding homeobox protein engrailed-1, with translation MEEPPEGHGHRDAAPGPASSGSGSDGESVPVSPSPAPASPAAPCPLPLPRRRPPPPPPPPPPPPHRTTNFFIDNILRPDFGCKKEPPAPAGGGGGGGSRERDGDRGQSSGRENVNPLLARPPNPPSLLCPDSNCRPDGSAPPPPPAAAAAKGSPAAAAAAAAASGAAKPPADGGETHPAKYGEHGSPAILLMGSNNGGPVIKPDSQQPLVWPAWVYCTRYSDRPSSGPRTRKLKKKKTEKEDKRPRTAFTAEQLQRLKAEFQANRYITEQRRQSLAQELSLNESQIKIWFQNKRAKIKKATGIKNGLALHLMAQGLYNHSTTTVQDKEESE, from the exons ATGGAAGAGCCGCCGGAGGGGCACGGCCACCGAGACGCGGCGCCCGGCCCGGCgagcagcggcagcggcagcgaTGGCGAGAGCGTGCCcgtgtcccccagccccgcgcccgcctcccccgccgcgccctgccccctgcccctgccccgccgccgccccccgccgcccccgccgccgccgccgccgccgccccacCGCACCACCAACTTTTTCATCGACAACATCCTAAGGCCGGACTTCGGCTGCAAGAAGGAGCCGCCCGCGCCGGCcggcggcggaggaggaggaggcagccggGAGCGGGACGGAGACCGGGGGCAGAGCTCAGGTAGAGAAAACGTCAACCCGCTGCTGGCCCGGCCGCCCAACCcgccctccctcctctgcccgGACTCGAACTGCCGTCCCGAcggctccgcgccgccgccgccgcccgccgccgccgccgccaaaggcagccccgccgcggcggcagcggcggcggcggcgtcGGGGGCGGCGAAGCCCCCCGCCGACGGGGGCGAGACTCACCCGGCGAAGTACGGGGAGCACGGCAGCCCCGCCATCCTCCTCATGGGCTCTAATAATGGAGGACCTGTTATAAAGCCCGACTCGCAACAGCCGCTGGTGTGGCCTGCCTGGGTCTACTGCACTAGGTATTCAGACAGACCGTCCTCGG GCCCCCGCACCAGGaagctgaagaagaagaagacGGAGAAGGAGGACAAGCGGCCGCGGACGGCGTTCACGGCCGAGCAGCTGCAGCGGCTGAAGGCGGAGTTCCAGGCGAACCGGTACATCACGGAGCAGCGGCGGCAGAGCCTGGCCCAGGAGCTCAGCCTCAACGAGTCCCAGATCAAGATCTGGTTCCAGAACAAACGAGCCAAGATCAAGAAGGCGACGGGCATCAAGAACGGGCTGGCGCTGCACCTCATGGCCCAGGGACTCTACAACCACTCCACCACCACCGTGCAGGACAAAGAGGAGAGCGAGTGA